The Mucilaginibacter mallensis genome has a segment encoding these proteins:
- a CDS encoding NAD(P)-dependent oxidoreductase, which yields MTSNSNKSSYHIVVLGANGGIGKHTVLKALAEGYHVTAILRTPSKLDISHPNLTIVQGDVMQSGSLAQHLENKDAVISAIGKNSLKTTTLYSQGNKNLLQAMHETGINRAFFISAAGLEVNPTHSLLVKFATRFILQPLLRNMYADLRVMEKIVRESGIDWTIIRPPQLTDSPETGKYRTAIDGPLRKGLKISRADVAHFMVNNLMNKSIFRATVEVGY from the coding sequence ATGACTAGTAATTCAAATAAATCTTCCTATCATATAGTAGTTTTAGGTGCCAATGGCGGGATTGGCAAACACACGGTATTAAAAGCACTAGCTGAAGGGTATCACGTAACTGCTATTTTAAGAACTCCCTCCAAGCTGGATATTTCGCATCCCAATTTAACCATTGTTCAGGGAGATGTGATGCAATCAGGATCTTTAGCACAACACCTCGAAAATAAAGATGCGGTAATTTCAGCAATAGGAAAAAACTCCTTAAAAACAACAACACTATATTCCCAGGGAAATAAAAACTTGCTGCAAGCGATGCATGAGACAGGAATTAACCGCGCATTTTTTATATCGGCGGCCGGTTTGGAAGTAAACCCTACACATTCCCTGCTGGTTAAGTTTGCAACCAGGTTTATCTTACAGCCGTTGTTACGGAACATGTATGCCGATTTGCGGGTGATGGAAAAAATTGTAAGGGAAAGCGGAATCGACTGGACAATAATACGGCCGCCTCAATTGACCGATAGCCCTGAAACTGGCAAGTACCGTACAGCAATTGATGGGCCGCTCCGGAAAGGGCTAAAGATTTCCAGAGCGGACGTGGCACATTTTATGGTTAACAATTTGATGAATAAATCGATCTTCAGGGCGACCGTCGAGGTTGGCTACTAA
- a CDS encoding LacI family DNA-binding transcriptional regulator yields the protein MIKKPTTLKEIAKALNISVSTVSRGLQDHSSIGLVTRMRVKQRAMELNYEPNLTAISFKKGKSFNIGVILPELSESFFSAAVNGIEDTADKRNYTILLAQSHDSEEMERRLVAKMKNQRVDGMLISVTKNSSACDHFETLRKSNIPVVFFDRIPAMKDIHSVACNMATGTFEAVNFLLKRGHRVIGMINGPATLYATGERKEGYIQALIKNRLKFDPSLLVNCDLTEAGTIAAMKELLNNKRKPTAIVTFNDYVALFAISYARSQNIEINKELTFISYANLPLINYMDFVPVASVEQFPYLQGQKATNILIDLLNNPNTKKDEKQAYYSIKVESQLVVNDKIKP from the coding sequence ATGATAAAAAAACCAACAACTTTAAAGGAAATCGCTAAAGCGTTAAACATTTCAGTTTCTACCGTTTCAAGAGGCCTGCAAGACCACTCAAGCATTGGCCTGGTTACCAGAATGAGGGTAAAACAACGCGCTATGGAGCTGAACTATGAACCTAACTTAACAGCAATTTCCTTTAAAAAAGGAAAGTCATTTAACATCGGGGTAATATTGCCTGAACTTTCTGAGTCGTTTTTCTCGGCAGCTGTAAATGGCATTGAAGATACTGCGGATAAAAGAAACTATACAATTTTATTAGCCCAATCACATGATAGCGAAGAAATGGAACGCAGACTGGTGGCCAAAATGAAAAACCAGAGGGTTGATGGGATGCTTATATCTGTCACAAAAAACTCATCTGCCTGTGATCATTTTGAAACATTGAGAAAATCCAATATCCCTGTAGTATTTTTTGACAGGATTCCCGCTATGAAGGACATCCATAGTGTGGCCTGCAATATGGCAACCGGAACTTTTGAGGCGGTAAATTTTCTTTTAAAAAGAGGACATCGTGTTATAGGGATGATAAATGGGCCTGCTACGCTATATGCCACCGGTGAGCGTAAGGAGGGCTATATACAGGCGCTGATAAAAAACAGGCTCAAGTTTGACCCATCCTTACTGGTTAATTGCGACCTGACCGAAGCCGGAACTATCGCTGCTATGAAAGAATTACTCAATAACAAAAGAAAGCCAACCGCAATAGTTACATTTAATGATTATGTAGCACTTTTTGCTATCAGCTATGCCAGATCTCAAAATATTGAAATAAATAAAGAGCTAACTTTTATAAGTTATGCAAACCTGCCACTCATTAATTATATGGATTTTGTTCCTGTGGCATCGGTTGAGCAGTTCCCCTACCTGCAGGGGCAAAAAGCTACCAATATACTAATAGATTTACTGAATAACCCCAATACCAAAAAAGATGAAAAACAGGCTTATTATAGTATAAAAGTAGAGTCGCAATTAGTGGTTAACGATAAAATTAAGCCATAA
- a CDS encoding DUF3472 domain-containing protein: protein MSTTTKRVNILIAAMFLTLGSAFGQSVPQTDITVPLGGNGWLNKGAKAKITDAGLTEWSDAKDTISVYVRTESTGDLNVALKLLVPNGTSKISIAVDKTIITKVVTNRDTAIINFGKIAINNPGYIKITLYGISKTGNTYAEVSDIILSGNALAMGASYVKNNEGNYYYWGHRGPSVHLNYKLPAVAKNNVEWFYNEVIVPVGQDVLGSYFMADGFTGGYFGMQVNSPTERHILFSIWSPYETNDPKNIPDSLKIHLLKKGDNVHAGEFGNEGSGGQSYMNYPWIAGKTYAFLIHAQADSIAKTTTFTAYFKEAGKGDWQLIASFKRPMSGFYLKGLYSFLENFDPEMGNVQRKVFFGNEWVRDTNGKWYPLNDALFTGDATANINYRKDYGGGVKDDLFYLRNCGFFNDFTPVRTNLTRQSSKKPDLQLPD, encoded by the coding sequence ATGAGTACTACAACAAAAAGGGTTAATATTTTGATTGCGGCAATGTTTTTAACGTTGGGCAGCGCATTCGGGCAGTCGGTACCACAAACGGACATAACAGTACCACTTGGGGGCAACGGATGGTTAAACAAAGGAGCAAAAGCAAAGATAACCGACGCCGGCCTTACTGAATGGAGCGATGCTAAAGATACCATTAGTGTTTATGTGCGAACCGAAAGCACTGGCGATTTAAATGTAGCCCTGAAACTGCTAGTACCCAATGGCACAAGCAAAATAAGCATTGCTGTCGATAAAACCATTATAACCAAAGTGGTAACTAATCGTGATACGGCTATCATAAATTTCGGAAAGATAGCCATTAATAACCCCGGGTATATAAAAATAACCCTGTATGGCATAAGCAAAACAGGTAATACTTATGCCGAGGTGAGTGATATTATATTAAGCGGAAACGCACTTGCAATGGGTGCCAGTTATGTAAAAAATAACGAGGGGAATTATTATTACTGGGGGCATCGCGGCCCATCGGTACATTTAAACTATAAGCTACCGGCAGTGGCAAAAAATAATGTAGAATGGTTTTATAATGAAGTTATCGTACCTGTTGGTCAGGATGTACTCGGCTCCTACTTTATGGCTGATGGCTTTACAGGCGGGTATTTTGGCATGCAGGTAAACTCACCAACAGAACGCCATATTCTCTTCTCTATCTGGAGCCCGTATGAAACCAATGACCCTAAAAATATTCCTGATAGTTTAAAAATTCACCTGTTAAAAAAAGGCGACAATGTGCATGCCGGTGAATTTGGCAATGAAGGATCGGGCGGGCAAAGCTATATGAACTATCCCTGGATTGCGGGGAAAACGTATGCATTCCTGATACATGCACAAGCTGATTCGATCGCAAAAACCACAACATTTACAGCCTATTTTAAAGAAGCTGGCAAAGGTGACTGGCAACTGATCGCAAGCTTTAAACGCCCTATGTCGGGCTTTTATTTAAAGGGATTATACTCTTTTCTCGAAAATTTTGACCCGGAAATGGGTAATGTGCAGCGCAAAGTATTTTTTGGCAATGAATGGGTACGTGATACAAATGGCAAATGGTACCCATTAAATGATGCCCTTTTTACGGGTGACGCTACGGCAAACATCAACTACAGAAAAGATTACGGCGGTGGGGTAAAAGATGATCTGTTCTATTTGCGCAACTGTGGCTTTTTTAATGACTTCACCCCTGTTAGAACCAATTTAACCCGCCAAAGTTCAAAGAAACCAGATCTGCAATTACCTGATTAA
- a CDS encoding fasciclin domain-containing protein — protein MKNIIKYMAIAVVMVIAFNGCKKNDYIVGGKLESTTTPLTTYDYLKSNRFKMFDTLLMLVDKAGLKDVINQKGITFYAPSDYSIDNYLLLRTLEVQNVDPSKKYTIDTLIKYDLATFKDSLNAYIVPSTVTYSSLTENGVLFKTALGNQTVISYETTTDATLGYSGAVSTLPRIEYYTFIKGGPLPSPLVASQIVDTVGVRVLCQTSGLTTATGQLNVLANGHILYFKQ, from the coding sequence ATGAAAAATATTATAAAATATATGGCAATTGCTGTTGTAATGGTAATTGCGTTTAATGGCTGTAAAAAGAATGACTATATAGTTGGCGGCAAACTGGAAAGTACTACAACGCCCCTTACTACTTATGATTATCTGAAAAGTAACAGGTTTAAAATGTTTGATACCTTACTAATGCTGGTTGATAAAGCCGGATTGAAAGATGTGATCAACCAGAAAGGAATAACCTTTTATGCACCGAGTGATTATTCTATAGACAATTACCTTTTGCTAAGAACGCTTGAAGTGCAAAATGTTGATCCAAGTAAAAAATACACTATCGACACATTGATAAAGTATGATCTGGCTACGTTTAAGGATTCCCTTAATGCTTATATCGTACCCAGCACTGTTACCTATAGTTCACTTACAGAAAATGGCGTTTTATTTAAAACGGCGCTTGGTAACCAAACCGTTATCTCGTATGAAACAACCACTGATGCAACTCTTGGTTATTCGGGTGCAGTAAGTACCTTACCAAGGATAGAGTATTACACCTTTATTAAAGGAGGGCCCCTGCCATCACCGCTTGTTGCATCACAAATAGTTGATACTGTAGGTGTAAGGGTGCTTTGCCAAACATCAGGGCTCACCACTGCCACAGGGCAACTCAATGTTCTTGCGAACGGGCATATATTATATTTTAAACAATAA
- a CDS encoding RagB/SusD family nutrient uptake outer membrane protein, with the protein MKNYKIKYFVILFLCGTMLFGSCKKYINETPINAPTTANFWTSEQAAQTGLAGAYSLLRTALLSRSSYFTFGDATAGEFASFNGDIAYTDFNESGQYDFNYTPYGGVWNDWTIFYQLIAQCNLIINKVPGMAASTFTDDPVATKKQIIGQAYFLRAFAYYYITEVWGAPVIVTQVYTNPITAQPVARSTDAQGFAQVVSDLTQSISMLQYSYANPTDVAVQANKSAAFALLSKTYMWQKQYQPAAAAADSVIKYGGYTLEPAATYRNIFRGHDQESIFELYMLYTGADNEATGDAFNMFLQAPFIVSQQTAWYVAPTVINNLYGDTTSTSADIRVKNNFYGLQTINPILVKYADVVYQNSGTQTTAYVSDDLVLLRLADIYLTRAEAAARLGDLGTADMYLNLVRKRAGVAAYNATGATDLIYEIMDERGREFYGEGSWYFDLYRTGLISDPNYDNAVPGYNTDRVNGGGCQWPIGLRALLQQDPLLVQNKWWASH; encoded by the coding sequence ATGAAAAATTATAAAATTAAATACTTTGTAATATTATTTCTTTGCGGAACGATGCTGTTTGGCTCGTGTAAGAAATATATAAACGAAACGCCAATAAACGCACCAACTACCGCCAACTTCTGGACATCGGAACAGGCAGCACAAACAGGCCTGGCTGGCGCTTATAGTTTATTGCGTACCGCCTTATTAAGCCGGTCAAGTTACTTTACCTTCGGAGACGCTACAGCGGGTGAGTTCGCATCCTTTAACGGCGATATCGCTTATACTGATTTTAATGAAAGCGGCCAATATGATTTTAACTATACACCCTATGGTGGTGTATGGAACGACTGGACTATCTTTTATCAGTTGATAGCCCAGTGTAACCTTATTATTAACAAGGTTCCCGGTATGGCTGCATCAACATTTACTGATGATCCGGTTGCTACCAAAAAACAGATAATAGGTCAGGCATATTTTTTAAGGGCTTTCGCTTATTACTATATTACCGAAGTATGGGGAGCACCTGTAATTGTTACACAAGTGTATACTAACCCTATTACTGCACAGCCGGTTGCCCGTTCTACAGATGCTCAGGGTTTTGCCCAGGTAGTAAGTGACCTGACACAAAGTATCAGCATGCTGCAGTATAGCTATGCCAACCCTACTGATGTTGCCGTACAGGCCAATAAGAGTGCAGCATTCGCACTTTTATCAAAAACCTATATGTGGCAAAAACAATATCAGCCTGCAGCTGCGGCCGCAGATAGCGTGATAAAATATGGCGGTTATACCCTTGAGCCGGCTGCAACCTATAGAAATATTTTTAGAGGGCATGATCAGGAAAGCATTTTTGAGTTATATATGCTTTATACAGGTGCTGACAATGAGGCAACAGGAGATGCCTTTAATATGTTCCTGCAAGCGCCTTTTATAGTTAGCCAGCAAACGGCATGGTATGTGGCTCCAACTGTGATAAATAACCTTTACGGTGATACCACATCCACTTCTGCTGATATACGCGTGAAGAATAACTTTTACGGATTGCAGACCATAAACCCCATCCTGGTAAAATATGCGGATGTAGTGTATCAGAATTCAGGTACGCAAACCACCGCTTATGTAAGTGATGATTTGGTGCTGCTGCGCCTGGCCGATATTTATCTTACAAGGGCTGAGGCTGCCGCGCGGTTAGGTGATCTGGGTACAGCAGATATGTACCTTAACCTGGTACGTAAAAGAGCAGGAGTAGCAGCTTATAATGCAACCGGTGCTACTGACCTGATATATGAAATTATGGATGAACGCGGAAGGGAGTTTTACGGCGAAGGCAGCTGGTATTTTGATCTTTACCGTACAGGATTAATTTCAGACCCTAACTACGATAATGCGGTACCTGGTTATAATACCGACAGGGTTAACGGCGGCGGATGCCAATGGCCGATTGGGTTAAGAGCATTACTGCAGCAGGACCCATTGCTGGTGCAAAATAAATGGTGGGCGTCACACTAA
- a CDS encoding SusC/RagA family TonB-linked outer membrane protein has protein sequence MAKAYKKTLVCLLCLVYYGLAYGQVSVSGVVKGSDDGKVLPQVSIIVKGTSDGTVTDLDGRFHLSVSPNAVLQFSFIGYVPKNVEVKGRSVIDVTLQASKKDLDDVVVVGYHEVSKKTTTAAITIISGKDIEDLPTPSFDQALQGKVPGVNIQNYNGQPGVRNTFVVRGNTNISTGFNEANALSSPLFIIDGVPTNLSDMSQFDNTQTDVLAGININDIESIEVQKDAAATAIWGSRGANGVVVVTTKKAKKGKPQIELNVYGGFSAQPKLQQTATGSEERNEKINFIAQQTNKSGLGNLPQMLTDSLNPSFNNATNWQGLLYRKAYLHNIDLSIAGASDNLNYRVSMNNFNQDGVLYGTGLNRYSFRSNIDYQVTKKFGIEVNISMSRVDRQPGLSNSIHGVNPLAGYSLPSSFYYLDANDIAAYKGQYSGIRNLDRNDNITAFVGLHYQILPGLLLKSEESINKQSNENQFSAPSNLSSIGAAVASDSLSNYTQVNANNILSYTKKLGNNNISILAFQSFERDVTNLLYVSGSYIPDNSIQVVQGVSAGNLLASTNYLASSLLSWGGQAHYDYKQKYLLDATLRADASSRFGPGSKWGYFPSVSAGYNIMDEDFMKRIKWIDQFKIRGSWGISGQQPTDYYAPYNTYVVGTGNNNFNNNNYQSNLNGYYNGVPIGIPNFSSGTAFTDSKLSWEPTKQLDLGFDASFLNSRIQLTFDYYDKRSSNQYYTFPLPFYTGYTQQTTNSPLTVGNRGIEINLNTRNLSPQSKVQWSTNFNISYNHNEILKLPNGNRTLVYTDPNTGQEYVFTVGKPINVYYQIQYQGVYNTQGQVPVNPLTGQLLTYFKGYYPVRAGYPIWKDINGDYDVWTDEDTGNQYGDLQPTGNPNPTFTGGFNNTVSYKGFTLGVYTSFTLGRTIVNTLQQQQLNNWGSGLYNFVNTGIPNLNQLGFWNPAAAAANPNGYKAKFPALNPNGPYFYEYSPWTTMFNQNGSYLKINTISLGYRLPKKFTDALGVTSCRLYFTADNIAVFQKSTVPDAEQVTPFGDYDGTTYPIPKNYTLGINVQF, from the coding sequence ATGGCAAAGGCTTACAAAAAAACGCTTGTTTGTTTATTATGCTTAGTTTACTATGGCCTTGCCTATGGCCAGGTTAGTGTAAGCGGAGTAGTTAAGGGGTCTGATGATGGCAAAGTATTGCCACAGGTTTCCATAATTGTTAAGGGTACTAGCGATGGAACAGTAACAGACCTCGACGGCAGGTTCCACCTGTCTGTATCGCCAAATGCGGTATTACAGTTTTCCTTTATCGGCTATGTTCCTAAAAATGTTGAGGTAAAGGGCAGATCCGTTATTGATGTCACACTACAGGCATCAAAAAAAGACCTGGACGATGTTGTAGTGGTGGGCTATCACGAGGTATCAAAAAAAACTACAACCGCGGCTATTACTATAATATCAGGAAAAGATATAGAGGATCTGCCAACACCAAGTTTTGATCAGGCCTTGCAGGGTAAAGTACCCGGCGTAAATATCCAAAACTATAATGGCCAGCCCGGTGTGCGTAACACATTTGTAGTTAGGGGTAACACAAATATTTCAACAGGTTTTAATGAGGCTAATGCACTGAGCTCGCCATTGTTTATTATTGATGGTGTACCAACTAACCTCAGCGATATGAGCCAGTTTGATAATACCCAAACTGACGTGCTTGCAGGTATTAATATAAACGATATAGAGAGTATCGAGGTGCAAAAAGACGCGGCCGCGACAGCCATCTGGGGGTCACGGGGTGCAAATGGCGTGGTAGTTGTTACCACAAAAAAAGCCAAAAAAGGCAAGCCGCAAATAGAGCTGAATGTTTATGGTGGTTTTTCTGCACAGCCAAAATTGCAGCAAACTGCAACAGGCTCTGAAGAACGGAATGAGAAAATAAACTTTATCGCACAGCAAACAAATAAGTCGGGGCTTGGAAATCTTCCCCAAATGCTTACCGACAGTTTGAACCCGTCATTTAACAATGCTACAAACTGGCAGGGCCTGTTATACAGGAAAGCTTACCTGCATAATATAGACCTGTCAATAGCTGGTGCATCGGATAATCTTAATTATCGTGTCAGCATGAATAATTTTAATCAGGATGGCGTATTGTATGGCACCGGACTTAACAGATATTCATTCCGTTCAAACATTGATTACCAAGTAACTAAGAAGTTTGGTATTGAGGTTAATATCAGCATGTCAAGGGTGGACAGGCAGCCGGGATTAAGCAACTCCATACATGGTGTTAATCCTTTAGCAGGTTATTCGCTGCCCAGTTCCTTTTACTATCTTGATGCTAATGACATTGCTGCTTATAAGGGACAATACTCCGGCATACGCAATCTGGATAGAAATGATAATATAACAGCGTTCGTAGGCTTGCATTACCAGATATTGCCTGGCTTATTGCTCAAGTCTGAAGAGTCGATAAATAAGCAGTCAAATGAGAATCAGTTTTCCGCGCCTTCCAATCTCTCCAGCATAGGTGCTGCTGTGGCATCCGACTCATTAAGCAATTATACCCAGGTAAATGCCAATAACATATTATCTTACACCAAAAAGCTCGGAAACAACAACATATCCATACTTGCATTTCAGAGTTTTGAGAGAGATGTAACTAACCTTCTTTATGTGTCGGGCAGCTACATTCCCGATAACTCTATTCAGGTGGTGCAGGGGGTATCAGCTGGTAACCTGCTTGCTTCAACCAATTACCTGGCATCCTCGCTTTTATCATGGGGCGGGCAGGCACATTATGATTATAAACAAAAATACCTTTTGGACGCTACTTTGCGCGCCGATGCTTCATCAAGGTTTGGGCCCGGCAGTAAATGGGGGTATTTCCCGTCTGTGAGCGCAGGCTACAACATCATGGATGAGGACTTCATGAAACGTATAAAGTGGATAGATCAATTTAAGATACGCGGAAGCTGGGGCATTAGCGGGCAGCAACCCACTGATTACTATGCACCTTACAATACTTATGTTGTTGGTACAGGCAACAATAACTTTAATAATAACAATTACCAATCAAACCTCAATGGTTACTATAATGGTGTTCCAATCGGTATACCTAATTTTAGTTCGGGTACGGCATTTACCGATTCGAAGCTTTCGTGGGAACCCACAAAGCAACTCGATCTGGGTTTTGATGCGTCTTTCCTGAACAGCCGGATCCAGCTTACTTTTGATTATTACGATAAGAGATCGAGCAACCAATATTATACTTTCCCGCTGCCATTTTATACAGGATATACACAGCAAACTACCAATTCACCATTAACAGTAGGAAACAGGGGTATTGAAATTAACCTTAATACACGCAACCTGTCGCCGCAAAGCAAGGTGCAGTGGAGTACTAATTTCAACATATCGTATAACCATAATGAAATACTGAAGCTGCCAAACGGTAACCGTACATTAGTTTACACTGATCCTAATACAGGTCAGGAATATGTGTTTACAGTAGGCAAGCCAATAAATGTATACTACCAGATACAGTACCAGGGTGTTTATAATACACAGGGCCAGGTGCCGGTAAACCCGTTAACAGGGCAGTTGCTTACTTACTTTAAGGGCTATTATCCTGTAAGGGCGGGTTACCCGATCTGGAAAGACATTAATGGAGACTACGATGTATGGACTGATGAGGATACAGGCAATCAATATGGTGACCTGCAGCCAACTGGTAATCCCAATCCTACGTTTACAGGTGGCTTTAATAACACAGTTAGCTATAAGGGTTTTACACTAGGTGTTTACACCTCTTTTACACTGGGGCGTACAATTGTTAATACATTGCAGCAGCAGCAGTTAAATAACTGGGGAAGTGGCCTATATAATTTTGTCAACACGGGTATCCCCAATCTTAATCAGTTAGGATTCTGGAATCCTGCAGCGGCAGCAGCTAACCCCAACGGATATAAGGCAAAATTCCCTGCATTAAATCCTAACGGCCCTTATTTTTATGAATATTCTCCATGGACAACCATGTTTAACCAGAATGGCAGTTATTTGAAGATCAATACCATTTCATTGGGTTACAGGCTACCTAAAAAATTCACAGATGCTTTAGGAGTTACATCGTGCCGGTTGTATTTTACGGCTGACAACATAGCTGTTTTCCAAAAATCCACTGTACCTGATGCAGAACAGGTGACCCCTTTTGGTGATTATGATGGTACAACCTACCCCATACCAAAGAACTACACCCTGGGTATAAATGTTCAGTTTTAA
- a CDS encoding family 20 glycosylhydrolase has protein sequence MQKTIYTIILIMITRSLSFAQVDSSVIKSVSGIPAIKPGDTKVTFPEAPNGYHLVLKGSDHNPIIDSTGRVAKPLVAKNVTLYFQLLSNTNDTLKYDVSKQVFVHGKYADTGINPQPFVIPALREWHGSAGTFVLTHASRIVINIRDKQVLQKAIVILQNELKEETGLNLKIASGKPQKGDIYLILHEKDAAIGDEGYYFEAGSFIKISALDYQGVFWGTRTLLQLLEQKRTIPKGIARDYPEFKVRGFILDDGRKFFSLQFLRDYVKFMSYYKMNDFQIHLSDNGFRKYFGNKWDSTYSAFRLQNDTYPGLTAKDGSYTKQEFIALQQLANDYGVRIIPEIDVPAHALAFTKAVPAIGSRQYGMDHLDLHNPLTYTVIENVFKEYLSGDHPVFMGKEVHIGTDEYDKRDAEAFRAFTDHFIKYVQGYGKEVRLWGALTHAAGATPVTVKNVTMNTWYNGYANPIAMKKLGYNQISTPDGWLYIVPAADYYYDYLDTKNLYDNWTPSMIGEVNFPVGDPTILGGAFAVWNDIVGNGISEKDVHDRVFPAMQVLSQKMWNGSANIMKFDDFESAGKKISEGPETNIRGKIGKPDQPLVAYFNFDKKDERVQLYQADYAKGHKGNALSFLGKNSIAELPYKEIGYDYTVSFWINAADNNPDSAIIFRSPNSAVKLKQGSTGNLGFSRDGYNFDFGYAVPTNTWTHIVITGTNKGTSLYVNGQLQKKMYDDFIQFTDKDKTKKRRSETLFFPLQKVGGFNGKIDDLQVWNKELTDKEIEDLLY, from the coding sequence ATGCAAAAAACTATATATACAATTATTTTAATAATGATAACCCGGAGCCTGTCTTTTGCACAGGTTGACAGTTCTGTAATAAAATCAGTATCCGGTATTCCAGCCATAAAACCGGGCGATACCAAAGTCACTTTTCCTGAAGCGCCAAATGGCTACCATCTGGTTTTGAAAGGGAGCGATCATAACCCTATAATTGACAGTACCGGAAGGGTCGCTAAACCCCTGGTAGCAAAAAATGTAACTCTGTATTTTCAGCTGCTAAGCAATACTAACGATACCTTAAAATATGACGTATCAAAGCAAGTATTTGTGCATGGAAAATATGCGGATACAGGGATTAATCCCCAACCTTTTGTTATCCCCGCATTGCGCGAATGGCATGGCAGCGCGGGCACTTTTGTTTTAACACATGCCTCAAGGATCGTTATAAATATCCGCGATAAACAAGTACTACAAAAGGCAATTGTTATACTGCAAAATGAGCTAAAAGAAGAAACTGGCCTCAACTTAAAAATAGCATCAGGTAAACCCCAAAAGGGCGATATTTATTTAATCCTGCACGAAAAAGACGCCGCCATTGGCGATGAAGGTTATTATTTTGAAGCTGGGAGTTTTATAAAAATCAGTGCACTTGATTATCAGGGCGTATTTTGGGGCACGCGCACTTTATTGCAATTACTTGAACAGAAAAGAACCATCCCCAAAGGCATTGCCCGCGATTATCCCGAATTTAAAGTGCGTGGTTTTATTCTGGATGATGGACGTAAATTTTTCAGCTTGCAATTCCTGCGCGATTACGTTAAATTCATGTCATACTACAAAATGAATGATTTCCAGATTCATTTAAGCGATAATGGTTTCAGGAAATATTTCGGCAATAAATGGGATAGCACTTATTCAGCATTCCGTTTACAAAATGATACCTATCCGGGCCTTACCGCTAAAGACGGCTCATACACTAAACAGGAGTTTATAGCGCTGCAGCAATTAGCCAATGACTATGGAGTACGCATCATCCCTGAAATAGATGTGCCTGCCCATGCGCTCGCTTTTACCAAAGCAGTTCCGGCAATTGGCAGTAGGCAATATGGTATGGATCACCTCGACCTGCACAATCCGCTTACCTATACGGTTATTGAAAACGTGTTTAAGGAATATTTATCAGGCGATCATCCTGTATTTATGGGAAAAGAGGTACATATCGGTACCGATGAATATGATAAAAGAGACGCTGAAGCCTTTCGCGCTTTTACTGATCATTTCATAAAATATGTACAGGGCTATGGCAAAGAGGTGAGGCTTTGGGGCGCGTTAACACACGCGGCAGGAGCTACGCCGGTAACTGTAAAAAATGTAACCATGAACACCTGGTATAATGGCTACGCCAACCCAATTGCAATGAAAAAGCTCGGTTACAACCAGATTAGTACGCCTGATGGCTGGCTGTATATTGTACCTGCCGCCGACTATTATTACGACTATCTGGATACTAAAAACCTTTATGATAACTGGACCCCATCAATGATAGGCGAAGTAAATTTCCCGGTTGGTGACCCCACCATATTAGGTGGTGCTTTCGCAGTATGGAACGATATTGTGGGTAATGGCATCAGCGAAAAGGATGTGCATGACCGTGTATTTCCCGCCATGCAGGTATTATCCCAAAAAATGTGGAATGGTAGTGCTAACATCATGAAGTTTGATGATTTTGAAAGCGCGGGCAAGAAAATAAGCGAAGGCCCCGAAACAAATATACGGGGCAAAATAGGCAAACCTGATCAGCCGTTGGTGGCTTATTTTAATTTCGATAAAAAGGATGAAAGGGTACAACTCTATCAGGCCGACTATGCAAAAGGGCATAAAGGAAACGCTCTGTCGTTTTTAGGAAAAAATAGTATTGCCGAACTACCCTATAAAGAGATTGGTTATGATTATACTGTTTCCTTTTGGATAAATGCAGCTGATAACAATCCTGATAGTGCCATTATTTTTAGATCACCCAATTCGGCAGTAAAACTAAAACAAGGTAGCACCGGTAATTTAGGCTTTTCCAGAGATGGGTATAATTTCGATTTTGGTTATGCTGTACCTACAAACACCTGGACACATATTGTAATTACCGGCACAAACAAAGGGACGAGCCTATACGTAAATGGCCAATTACAGAAGAAGATGTATGACGATTTCATCCAGTTTACAGATAAAGACAAAACTAAAAAGCGCAGATCAGAAACTTTGTTTTTCCCCTTACAGAAAGTAGGGGGCTTTAATGGAAAAATAGATGATCTGCAAGTATGGAACAAAGAATTAACGGATAAAGAGATTGAAGATTTATTATACTGA